The Thermodesulfobacteriota bacterium genome includes the window CTATTCCTTCATCGACCCGCTGACTCACCTGTACAATCGCCACTATTTCGACAACCAGCTCGAAAGGGAGATCCTTCGCGCGCGCAGGTCGGGATCCACGTTCAGCCTGCTGCTGTTCGACCTGGACCACTTCACGGAGTACAACATCCGGTTCCATAATTCCTCCGGCGACATCGCGCTGCAAGAGTTCGCGGACGTCCTCCGGGGCTGCATGAGGGAAGTCGACACGCTGGCGCGGTACGGGGGGGACGATTTCGCCGTCGTCATGCTTGACAGCGACGCTTCCGGAGCCCACTCGCTGGCATCGCGCGCCATCGAGCGTTTCCACAAGCACCTCGTCCCGGGCTTCAAGGACGCGCGCACCGAAAGACTTTCCGTAAGCGTCGGCATCGCGTCGTTCCCTTCCGACTCCTTCGATTTCAACGACCTGGTCGACAAGGCGGAACGGGCGCTCGCCGCGGCGAGGGGACAGGGCGGCGGCCGCGTCTGCACCTTCCACGAGTCGGTCCTTCCCTCAACGGGGCAGCGTCCGGCAGCCGAGCTTCCCATCCGGAAAATCTACGACGCGGGCCGCTCCGTCGTCGACATGGACCGGTTCCTGGAGATCCTCCTCTTCACCGGCATGCAGGGGATTTCCGCGAGCCGCGGGTCGATCGTCGTCCGCGCCTCCGAAGGAAGCGACTTCACGCTCCGCGCGGCCATCGGGTTCAGCCGGAGCGAGGAGCACCTCGCCGGTTCGGCCGTCTTCAGCCCCGGTCCGATCACAAGCTGGGTGGTGGACCACCAGCTTCCCCTCGTCGTCGCAAGGACGGAGGATTCCCCGGTCGGGGAGCCGCATCGGAAGAACGGCTACCAGACCGAGTCCTTCCTCTCCATCCCGCTGACACACATGGGGAACACGCTCGGAGCCCTTCACCTGACCAACAAGAGGGACGACCAGGCGTTCACGAGGGAGGACCTCCACGCCCTGTACCCCATCGCGACGGAGATCGCCTCGATTCTGACCCAGGGAATGACCTTCCGGGAGAACGTCAGGAACTTCTCCCTCACGATCCTCTCCTCTCTCAAGGACGCCCTCGAGATGCGGTACCCCTTCCTCTCGGGCCATTCCGCGCGGGTCCGGGACCTCTGCCTGCGGACCGGCAGCCGGCTCGGCCTATCGAAGGAGGAGCTCGACGTCCTGGATCGCGCCTCCATCCTGCACGACGTGGGGATCATTGGCGTCCCTTCGAACATCCTGTCCAAAAAACGCGCCTTGAACGACAGGGAGGTGGAAATGGTCCGGAAGCACCCCTTCCTCGGAGCGAAACTGCTGGAAGGAGTGCCGGGGATGGACGCGATCCGGCGGGCGATCATGGAACACCATGAGAATTTCGACGGGTCGGGCTACCCGAACGGCCTGCGCGGCTCCGACATCTGCATCTCCGCGAGGATCCTCGGCGTGGTGGAGTATTTCGACTCGATCACATCCGATCGTCCGTACCGCGGGAGCTTGAAGCCCGAGGAAGCGCTGAAGCTGGTCCGCAACGGAGGCAACACCCTTTTCGACCAGGAGGTCGCTTTGGCGTTCGAAGCCGCCGCACCGTTCCCGGATCCCACGACGGCAAGCGCGAACTAAGGCAGGATCCTCACGTTTCCCGGAAGGATTTCCAGTCGATCTTCAGC containing:
- a CDS encoding HD domain-containing phosphohydrolase, with amino-acid sequence MFDHSFLPKCSIDYPLEIAPEEIASLAHPVNTLLRSSYLIGGSFSFEETFNSFFDVAAEIAGAEVCGILLPGENAVGTWELKVGRRISVSGRQEILEELAAPAVIASRFGKAISVEADAGPWASPICEAWGSRHLLAFPLHRDRDIAGTLVFGRKEVPFTGVHAKLLCALAMQAENHLYRHEPVRGLSVYSFIDPLTHLYNRHYFDNQLEREILRARRSGSTFSLLLFDLDHFTEYNIRFHNSSGDIALQEFADVLRGCMREVDTLARYGGDDFAVVMLDSDASGAHSLASRAIERFHKHLVPGFKDARTERLSVSVGIASFPSDSFDFNDLVDKAERALAAARGQGGGRVCTFHESVLPSTGQRPAAELPIRKIYDAGRSVVDMDRFLEILLFTGMQGISASRGSIVVRASEGSDFTLRAAIGFSRSEEHLAGSAVFSPGPITSWVVDHQLPLVVARTEDSPVGEPHRKNGYQTESFLSIPLTHMGNTLGALHLTNKRDDQAFTREDLHALYPIATEIASILTQGMTFRENVRNFSLTILSSLKDALEMRYPFLSGHSARVRDLCLRTGSRLGLSKEELDVLDRASILHDVGIIGVPSNILSKKRALNDREVEMVRKHPFLGAKLLEGVPGMDAIRRAIMEHHENFDGSGYPNGLRGSDICISARILGVVEYFDSITSDRPYRGSLKPEEALKLVRNGGNTLFDQEVALAFEAAAPFPDPTTASAN